The following proteins come from a genomic window of Alnus glutinosa chromosome 10, dhAlnGlut1.1, whole genome shotgun sequence:
- the LOC133878848 gene encoding UPF0481 protein At3g47200-like, translated as MPGQAAIHVPEKSLKCKELVIDIPDNLEPAEWPKECCIYRVPRKLRKVNKEAYTPKLISIGPFHHRRQEYRDMEEQKVKYLSDFCRKNEKSQEDLASIFKEKEVEIRRCYAETSKLNRIEGLCVLFPKMIILDGIFIIELFRRNSKEEERKKDYILSKPWLRDGIQHDLLLLENQLPYFVLEDLYNFAYPGSSSCNNNHKEIEQTKNPKEVPKQDTPFLKLCRKYFSKYDQQPDSSIAAEVKHFTDLLRYFFYPSDLKNKTNKAIDHLYSATKLDEAGVKFKKVEKRHLLDIRFEKGPFLEYCPYLNCSWLLNCLPCFICLERMQVFLKLPAFEVGHETDCVFRNVMALEQCHYPTEAYICNYILLLDSLINTEKDVDLLVEKKVIVNQLGSHEAVARLVNKLGHQIVAEDSCYYELSQDLNKHYESFWNRNMATLTTTYFRDIWRGTATVVGIIFLLLTFWNIFLRHFVKMPRSWS; from the exons ATGCCCGGCCAAGCTGCAATTCATGTTCCGGAAAAGAGTCTTAAATGCAAAGAATTGGTGATTGACATCCCAGATAATCTTGAGCCGGCCGAGTGGCCGAAGGAGTGCTGCATCTACAGGGTTCCAAGGAAACTTCGCAAGGTAAACAAAGAAGCCTATACTCCTAAGTTAATCTCAATAGGCCCCTTTCATCACCGGAGGCAAGAATACCGGGACATGGAAGAGCAGAAAGTGAAATATTTGAGTGACTTCTGTAGAAAGAATGAGAAGAGCCAGGAGGATCTGGCAAGCatctttaaagaaaaagaagtagaaATCCGCCGTTGCTATGCGGAGACCTCAAAACTCAACAGAATAGA ggggttatgtgtacttttcccaaaaatgATTATATTGGATGGCATCTTTATAATTGAGCTCTTCAGGAGGAATTCTAAAGAGGAAGAACGTAAAAAGGATTATATATTAAGCAAACCGTGGCTGAGGGATGGTATACAGCATGACTTGCTTCTACTCGAGAATCAGCTTCCCTATTTTGTTCTTGAGGATTTATATAATTTCGCCTACCCTGGCTCTTCCAGTTGCAACAACAATCACAAAGAAATCGAGCAAACGAAGAATCCCAAAGAAGTGCCCAAGCAGGATACTCCCTTTCTTAAGCTTTGCCGCAAGTACTTTTCTAAATATGATCAGCAGCCAGATTCCAGCATCGCTGCGGAAGTAAAACATTTCACAGATTTGCTGAGATATTTTTTCTATCCGTCAGACCtgaagaataaaacaaataaggCGATTGATCACCTGTATAGTGCCACAAAGCTTGACGAGGCCGgagtgaaattcaaaaaagttgaaaaaagacACCTACTTGACATCAGATTCGAAAAGG GTCCGTTCTTGGAGTATTGTCCTTACCTGAATTGTTCATGGCTCTTGAATTGCCTACCATGCTTTATTTGCTTGGAGCGCATGCAAGTTTTCTTGAAACTCCCTGCCTTTGAAGTAGGGCATGAAACCGACTGTGTTTTCCGAAACGTCATGGCCTTGGAGCAGTGTCATTATCCAACGGAGGCTTACATTTGCAATTACATTCTGCTGTTGGATTCTCTTATCAACACTGAAAAAGACGTGGATCTGTTGGTTGAGAAAAAGGTTATTGTTAACCAACTTGGAAGCCATGAAGCAGTAGCGAGACTGGTTAACAAGCTTGGCCACCAAATTGTTGCAGAAGATTCCTGCTATTATGAACTCAGCCAAGATCTTAATAAGCACTATGAAAGCTTCTGGAATCGAAATATGGCAACCTTGACAACAACATATTTCCGCGACATTTGGAGAGGCACTGCAACGGTTGTTGGGATTATCTTCCTGCTTTTAACTTTCTGGAATATCTTCCTCAGGCATTTCGTGAAAATGCCTCGCTCATGGTCCTAA
- the LOC133879170 gene encoding secreted RxLR effector protein 161-like, giving the protein MSSLPLSLVTLPLNLASSDLTFISGFHEDDWVVNVEHYSDRERFQSSPRLAHSKTVKRMLRYIKGTVDYILCYQGLDLRLVGYSDVDWGSNIDERKLTSGYAFLLIGTITWICKIQICIALSTMEVKYVACSTAVQEAIWLRRFLQHLEIIVDALDPVTIHRDSTAALAYAKDPKYHGRTRHIYIRYHYI; this is encoded by the exons ATGAGCAGCCTCCCACTTTCTCTTGTCACTCTCCCTCTCAATCTTGCTTCTTCAGACTTGACTTTCATCTCCGGCTTCCACGAGGACGACTGGGTTGTCAATGTTGAGCACTACTCTGACCGTGAAAG ATTCCAGTCTAGCCCTAGATTGGCCCATTCAAAAACAGTCAAGAGGATGTTGAGATACATCAAAGGAACGGTGGACTATATACTGTGCTATCAGGGTTTAGATTTGCGACTTGTTGGGTATAGTGATGTCGATTGGGGCAGTAACATAGATGAGCGCAAATTGACATCTGGATATGCGTTCTTGCTTATTGGCACAATTACATGGATTTGCAAGATACAAATCTGTATAGCTTTATCAACCATGGAGGTAAAGTATGTAGCTTGTTCAACAGCTGTTCAGGAAGCTATTTGGTTAAGGAGGTTCCTTCAACATCTTGAGATTATCGTGGATGCTCTGGATCCTGTGACGATTCATCGTGATAGTACAGCAGCTCTTGCCTATGCTAAGGACCCCAAATATCATGGGAGAACCAGACACATTTACATACGGTATCACTACATTTGA